The Nitrospirota bacterium genome window below encodes:
- a CDS encoding ABC transporter permease — translation MKLKRAFRVWQRNFTVYTKLYKSSIALNFVEPVLYLAALGLGLGAFVQQINGVPYIKFIAPGIIASSAMFAVIYECTYGTYVRMTYQKTFDAILATPVNLDDLIAGELMWGATKSLLYGTTIILVISLFGLVDSPLILLVVPLLFVAGLIFAEISVMFTAVIPGIDSYNYFYTLLMTPMFLFSGIFFPLDNLPPVVAKIAFFTPLYHLVNICRAFASGDPALCIWDIVWLCAVALLLAPYPFRLMRRRIIQ, via the coding sequence ATGAAACTGAAACGCGCATTCAGGGTCTGGCAGAGGAATTTCACGGTCTATACAAAGCTGTACAAATCGAGCATAGCCCTGAATTTCGTTGAACCAGTCCTGTATCTTGCCGCACTGGGGCTCGGGCTGGGGGCATTTGTGCAGCAGATCAACGGGGTTCCGTACATTAAGTTTATCGCTCCCGGGATCATTGCATCGTCCGCGATGTTCGCGGTAATATATGAATGCACTTACGGGACATACGTCAGGATGACGTATCAGAAGACATTCGATGCGATACTCGCAACGCCCGTCAACCTCGACGACCTTATAGCAGGGGAACTCATGTGGGGTGCAACGAAAAGCCTGCTCTACGGAACGACCATTATACTTGTGATCTCGCTGTTTGGTCTTGTTGATTCCCCGCTTATTCTCCTGGTTGTCCCTCTTCTCTTCGTTGCCGGACTGATCTTCGCAGAGATATCGGTTATGTTTACCGCTGTCATCCCGGGCATCGATTCATATAATTATTTTTACACACTTTTGATGACACCGATGTTCCTTTTCTCGGGAATTTTTTTCCCGCTGGACAATCTTCCGCCTGTTGTTGCAAAGATCGCTTTTTTCACGCCGCTGTACCATCTTGTGAATATCTGCAGAGCGTTCGCGTCAGGGGATCCCGCGCTGTGCATCTGGGATATCGTATGGCTTTGTGCAGTTGCGCTGCTGCTCGCTCCCTATCCCTTCAGACTCATGCGAAGACGCATCATTCAATGA